A stretch of DNA from Lysinibacillus sp. B2A1:
ACTATGCGAAAGAAAAAAAAGCTAAGGCTATTGTTCGCGGTTTACGTGCTGTATCAGATTTTGAATATGAGATGCAAATTACTTCGATGAACCGTTTTCTTGATGAAACCATTGAAACGTTTTTCATCATGACTAAAAATCAGTATTCTTTCTTAAGTTCAAGCATTGTAAAAGAAGTGGCGAAATATGGTGGTGGGGTCAATGAGCTCGTTCCTACGTGTGTTGTAGCTGCCTTAAAAGAAAAATATGAGTTTATGAAATGATAAACAAAGGGGATGTCAGTATTTGGACGTCCTTTTTTTATTTCAGGATATCCAACAAATGTATAATTTTGATAGGAGTGAGGCTACTCGACTCTAGTGCTAAAGTGAGTAGCCTAGAAAGAGAATCACTCTCAATTCGCCACATTCATCATACATCTGGAAAATGAGCTCTAGAAATAAGCTACTTTCGTTATTTTAAGAAAAAAAGAGCATAAATAGTTGGCACAATGATTATGCTAAGTAGGCGGAATTTTATATATGGTCGAACAGAAAGCTTGGCTGATTTAGCAATAACAAAAATTTGTAAATGGATACTGATACTTTGCATCGTAAGTAATAGAACTACTAGTAATGGTAAAAATGAAAGATTGGGAAAGGCTGTGATGGTCATTTTTAGACCATTTGTAACTTCGAGAATGGCAGCAATAGAAAGCTCAGCTGTATGAGGTAATTTTGGTATAAGTTTATCCAAGCCTTGTTGTACAATCGTTTGAATTGTAGTGAAAAATATAATTGTTGTCCCAACTAAAAGAATCGTCGGTGCTGTCTCTTTAATGCTTTCAGAGAAAGGTGCTGTATATAAAGGTGTATTATGAATAGAAATGCTAGGAAGATCAGATTTGCGGAATAAAAAATAACCAGTTATTAAACAACAAATATTAAAACTATGTAGTAAACATAAAAACAGCCAGCCAAACGTATTACTGTGTAACAAATCAAGACTTACAAAACCTAGTACAAAAAGTGGGCTCGGTGCATGACAAACTGCCAGTAAAAAATTTGCTTCTTTAGGATGAAGCTGTCCACTGTTTTTCAGGTACACAATTGTTGTTGCACCAGTTGGATAACCTCCAAGTGCGCTAATAATATAGGCTTGTACGTATAATGAGGCTCTTTTGGTCTTTGTACGCATAGGAGCTGTTAAACGCAATAGCCATTGCGTTAAAATTAAATACGGTAGTAAATACGGAAAAAGCGCATCCATAAATAGAGTTAACCCTAAGTCAGTACCGTGATGAGCTGTTTGTGGGAATAACAAGAGTAATAGAATAAGAACGATGCAGAGCGCTATTTGAATTGTGGCATACATGTTATCATCTCGTTTCAACTTTTTGTCATTCACATAGGCAAATGCTAAAATCAATATATGTAAAAAAGGCAAAAACATGAACGTATGGTTTTGCGAGCGTCCTAGGAGGTGTTCCAAATGAAGAAAAAAATAAGTATTTATGCAGTGTTATTAGTCGTTATTTGTTTTTTAATGTTATACCGACTAGACGCTTATATTATGAAGCCTGGAAGTGCTTATGATGTCAGTAAATTTGTTACTGTGGAAAACAATCATACTGAAAATAAAGGGTCTATGAGTTTGATGACGGTAGCTATGCAGCAAGCGACTCCTTTTTCGTATCTTTGGGCTAAAACACAAAAATATCAAAAACTAATGGATATTAATCAGGTGCGAAATCCGTTAGAAGATGAAGAAGAATATAATGTTCGACAGCTTAAATTAATGTCTGACTCCCAGTTTAATGCAAAGTATATTGCCTTCCAGAAAGCGGGACTTCAAACAACAATACATTTCGATGGAGTCTTTGTTTTAAATGTTTTGGATGGCGGTGCTTCAGACGGTCTTTTAAAAGCAGGGGACGAAATTATTGAAGTGGATGGGCATAAAATTAGTAACCAGCAAATGCTAGTAGATCTTTTGAAGCTCAAAGAGCTTGGAGATAAAGCAACAATTAAATTTATACGTAATAAAATTGAACAAGAGGTCACGATTACGTTAAAAGAGATTCCTAGAGCTGAGGAAAAAAGAGCTGGTTTAGGTATTTCATATGCAGAAAGTAAGTCAATTGAAACAAACCCAAAAGTGACAATGAAGACAGAGGATATTGGTGGTCCATCTGCGGGGCTAATGTTTACACTTGAAATATTAGATCAACTACTTGAAGAGGATTTAACCAAAGGCTATGCTGTAGCAGGCACAGGAGAAATGTTGGTTGATGGCTCTGTTGGAAGAATTGGAGGAATAGACTATAAGGTCATCGCTGCTGATAAAGATGATATGGAAATCTTCTTTGCGCCAGATGATGAAATTTCTCCAGAACTGAAAGCGAAATACCCTGAATTGGAATCTAATTATGCGACAGCAGTAAAAACAGCTAAAGAAATTGGCACGAAAATGAAAATAGTACCTGTTAAAACAGTAGATGATGCCATAAAATATTTAAAACAGTTACAGCCCAAATAAAAAAGGATGCTAGATACTTTCTGGCATCCTTTTACAGTGTGTGGGCCTAAGAACGAATCGGTGGTGTTTGATAATCTTTAGGCAGACTTTGTTCCATATTTCCAGTTTCTATGCTTAGGTTGTAAATCTCTGCTGCATGAATATCTAAAGTAAGCATAGCATCTTTCGTAGCTGCAACACGGCTGATTAATGGTAAAGATATGTCCTTTTTATACTTCCCTAAATAGGCCTGCCCTTTTGTACTCATACCAAGTAAGCGAATATAGGATGGAGCAACACTGTTATGTAATTGCTCCTTACTAAACCCAGTATAAATATGAGTAAGCATGCGCTGAAGTCGTGTCCATGTATAGCGTTTTGATTTGATTTTTTCCATAAAGCTGCTAAAGGAATGACTTGTTTTGGCTGCCTTGATAAGAGCATTCTCAATTCCTTCTGTTACTTCAGCATAGTGATTCAATTCGCGAGGTGTATGGCGAATAAGTGTAAACTGTAGGAATGGCCAGAAAGCTTCCCAACTAGCAAATTTACCATACTGACGATGCCAATTAGCTAAATAATCAAAAGATGCTTTTGGTAAAACATCTTGTACATGCTCGAGTTCACGAGATGTTGCTAAAGCCTGGCGTATTCCCGTAGCACTAGCGATGGATGCACCTTCCTGTAAAGCATCATGGTAACCTGCTGCAATTCGTGGGATAGTTATCGGTACAATACCACTATCTAATGTTTTTGCTGCTTCAATATAATGAAAGCCGAGTATATTATTAGGCTGTGATAAATCAATGTATGTAGCAGGGAATTTTTGAGAAAGCTGTTTATAAGCATAATGTAAGCTTTTAGGATAGCTCGCACCAGTTGTAAGGCTTTCTTTAATAAGTGCGTTGTACTCCTCTCGATGTCCATGAATAAGCTCAAACGTACTCATAAAGGGTTGTATGGAACCGTCTTCACTGCCAAATGCAAAAGATTCACAGCCTATTGCGGTTAATAATGCAATGGCTCCTTTAGCGAAATCAGTTGCAGGTGCGGTACTATAAACATAAGGCAGCTCGATGACGATATCTACACCACCAACTAGTGCCATTTTTGTGCGTGTCCATTTATCAACCATGGCTGGCTCACCACGTTGCAGGAATGTTCCGCTCATTACAGCGATGACAAGGTCTGCTTGTGCTGCTTTTTTTGCCTGTTCTAAATGATAAGCATGTCCATTGTGAAAAGGGTTGTATTCAACTACTACGCCAACTGCTTTCATGCATCAAGCCCCCATCTATTTTTTACTTCTTGTTAGTAGTAACCTATTTAGCAGGTACTAAATAAAGAAAATACGTGTATTATAGTATATAATTATAGTTGGGTTTTATAGTGGTGACAAGAAATTATCTTGACATCTATTTTTACACATTATATAATCAACAGTGTTGTCTCGAGGTGATTAAACGAATGAAATGGTCAATTCATCAATTATCTAAATACCGCCAAAACGGGATGCCGATTGACACCTATGTCCAATTGGACGAGGTGATGGAGCGAAACCAGGATATTCGAGCAATTTCGCCCGTTCATGTAAAAGGGCTATGTACTTTTGGTGCATCGCAAATGACATGTCAGCTAACTGTGACGGCGACGCTAACACTTCCATGTGCACGCACGTGGGAGGATGTTGAGTTTCCTATCGAAGTTGAGACAGTTGAGATTTTCAGCTGGATTGAGGAAGAAAAACGAGGGGAAGATGACGGAGACATTCACTATATTGATGGTGAAGTCATCGACATGAAGCCAGTTATTGAAGAACTTATTCTTCTTGAGGTACCTATGCAAGTATTCAAAGAGAATACCGAAGGACAAATGCAAGGTGGGAAAAACTGGTCTTACGCAACAGATGAAGACGTTGAGCTACACAAAAAAGCTGATGAGCAAAAAGTGGATCCAAGACTAGCTGCTTTAGCTAAGTATTTTGATCAAACAGACGAATAGACGATCTGTAAGGAGGTGCCATCAATGGCTGTACCATTTAGAAGAACTTCTAAAACTGCAAAAAGAAAGCGTCGTACGCATTTCAAACTATCTGTACCTGGTATGGTAGCTTGCCCAAACTGTGGTGAAGCAAAATTATCACACCGTGTTTGCAAAGCTTGCGGACATTACAAAGGTAAAGAAGTAGTAAGCAAATAATTCAGTGTTTGCTCACTTAAAAGGCTAGTAGAGAGACCATGGCTCTTTACTAGCCTTTTTGTATGCTCGAAGAGACGGAATATTTCATTAATAATAAAAAGATGTATAGTGCAATAATAATTGTGTGATACAATTTATTCATTGGGACAAAGGGGGAAATAGTATGGCGTATACAATTGACAATAATGAAGGCATTATGACTTTTACCATTAATCGTGAAGAAAAGCGAAATGCGGTCAATGACGAGGTTATGGATGGCCTGCAAGAAGTAATTACATATATTCAAAACCATGATAATGTTCGTTTTTTAGTTGTAACCGGTGCGGGTGATAAATCATTTTGCTCGGGCGGGGATTTATCAGAATTCCATTCGCTTGAAACAGAGGATGAAGCATTTGGGATGCTAAGTAAGATGGGGAAAATATTGTATGATCTTGCAACTTTACCTGTACCCACAATTGCTTTGATTAATGGTGCGGCAGTTGGAGGGGGTTGCGAGATTGCAACAGCTTGCGATTTTCGTCTAGTAGCCAGTCATGCGAAATGTGGTTTTATACAAGGCACATTAGCAATTACAAGTGGCTGGGGAGGCGGTACATACTTATTTGAACGAGGCTTACGTCATGATCGTGCAATGAAGATGCTAGTAGACGCCAAGCCTTACCCAGCTGAATTACTATATGAAATTGGTTGGGCTATGCGTGTTTTTGAAGGCTCGAAAGAAGAAGCGTTAAATGATTTTATTGAACATATGCGTAAAATTCATCCTTCTGTTCATAAGGCCTATAAAGAAATTGAGCTTCGAAAGTGGCGTGAACGGAATATGTATGAACGTGTAATGGAGGAAGTTCGTACCTGTGCAAAGTTGTGGGAAAGTGAAGCCCATCATGAGGCAGTTAATAATTTCCTGACTAAGAAGAACAATAATTAATGTATAACGGCAGCGATGATTGAAAAGCATAATCGCTGTCTTTTTTTATTCAATGATTCTATTTTGCTTACTCTTGCATATAGTAGTAAAAAATGCGAGGGTGATAGATTATGGAATTGAAAAAAAGAAAAGATCAATGGACAAAAGAAGACGATGAAAGATTAGCAGAAATCGTCTTGCATAATGTGCAAAATGGTAAAACGCAGTTAGAAGCATTTGAATTAGCTGCTTCTGAACTAGGCCGTACAAAACAAGCGTGTGGTTTTCGTTGGAATAAAACTTTACGTGGTC
This window harbors:
- a CDS encoding pantetheine-phosphate adenylyltransferase → MSEKIAVVPGSFDPVTFGHLDIIKRAADVFDTVYVAVLNNSSKQPLFSVEERMALMAEVTKTLPNVRIESSSGLLIDYAKEKKAKAIVRGLRAVSDFEYEMQITSMNRFLDETIETFFIMTKNQYSFLSSSIVKEVAKYGGGVNELVPTCVVAALKEKYEFMK
- a CDS encoding enoyl-CoA hydratase, whose protein sequence is MAYTIDNNEGIMTFTINREEKRNAVNDEVMDGLQEVITYIQNHDNVRFLVVTGAGDKSFCSGGDLSEFHSLETEDEAFGMLSKMGKILYDLATLPVPTIALINGAAVGGGCEIATACDFRLVASHAKCGFIQGTLAITSGWGGGTYLFERGLRHDRAMKMLVDAKPYPAELLYEIGWAMRVFEGSKEEALNDFIEHMRKIHPSVHKAYKEIELRKWRERNMYERVMEEVRTCAKLWESEAHHEAVNNFLTKKNNN
- a CDS encoding peptidase; this translates as MKKKISIYAVLLVVICFLMLYRLDAYIMKPGSAYDVSKFVTVENNHTENKGSMSLMTVAMQQATPFSYLWAKTQKYQKLMDINQVRNPLEDEEEYNVRQLKLMSDSQFNAKYIAFQKAGLQTTIHFDGVFVLNVLDGGASDGLLKAGDEIIEVDGHKISNQQMLVDLLKLKELGDKATIKFIRNKIEQEVTITLKEIPRAEEKRAGLGISYAESKSIETNPKVTMKTEDIGGPSAGLMFTLEILDQLLEEDLTKGYAVAGTGEMLVDGSVGRIGGIDYKVIAADKDDMEIFFAPDDEISPELKAKYPELESNYATAVKTAKEIGTKMKIVPVKTVDDAIKYLKQLQPK
- a CDS encoding 50S ribosomal protein L32 — translated: MAVPFRRTSKTAKRKRRTHFKLSVPGMVACPNCGEAKLSHRVCKACGHYKGKEVVSK
- a CDS encoding nucleotidyltransferase; its protein translation is MKAVGVVVEYNPFHNGHAYHLEQAKKAAQADLVIAVMSGTFLQRGEPAMVDKWTRTKMALVGGVDIVIELPYVYSTAPATDFAKGAIALLTAIGCESFAFGSEDGSIQPFMSTFELIHGHREEYNALIKESLTTGASYPKSLHYAYKQLSQKFPATYIDLSQPNNILGFHYIEAAKTLDSGIVPITIPRIAAGYHDALQEGASIASATGIRQALATSRELEHVQDVLPKASFDYLANWHRQYGKFASWEAFWPFLQFTLIRHTPRELNHYAEVTEGIENALIKAAKTSHSFSSFMEKIKSKRYTWTRLQRMLTHIYTGFSKEQLHNSVAPSYIRLLGMSTKGQAYLGKYKKDISLPLISRVAATKDAMLTLDIHAAEIYNLSIETGNMEQSLPKDYQTPPIRS